GCAGCTCGACACGGCCATCGCGCGGGTGCAGCGGCAGATCGCGGTCGTGCCGAACTCCGGCCCTCACTATGGGCTGCTCGGCGACCTCTATCTCATCAAGCGGGACGGCAAGGCCGCGGAAACCGCCCTCCTGAAAGCGATCGAGCTGGAGCCACGCTTGCTGTCCGCCTACCTGAGCCTGGGCAACCTCTACATTCAGTCCCAGCAGTATGACCAGGCCATCGCGCGGCTCGAGCAGGCGGTCCGCGGCAACCCGAGCAATCCGGCCCCTCTCATGGTCGTCGGCACGGTCTACGAGCTGAAGGGCGACATCCCGAAAGCCCGGGAAACCTACGAGAAGGTGCTCGCGATCAACCCCCGCTTCGGCGCCGCCGCGAACAATCTGGCGTGGATCTATTCCGAGCATGGCGGCGACAAGGACAAGGCATTGCAGCTGGCCCAGACCGCGAAGGAGATTATGCCCGACGACCCCCGGGTCGCGGACACGCTGGGCTGGATCCTCTACAAGCGTGGGATCTACCAGCGAGCGCTCAGCTTGCTGAAAGAGAGCGCGTCGAAGCTCGGTGACAATCCCCAGGTTCAGTATCACCTCGGCATGGCGTACCAGCAGACGGGGGAGAAGACCGCGGCTCGCGAGGCGCTCCGCGTGGCGGTCGAATCCAAGGCCGACTACCCGGGCAAGGACGAGGCGCGCAAGGCACTCGCCGAGCTCAAGTGACCGCTACGGCACCGCCCCGGTAGCCTCCAGGTTCGCTCGGCGGACCGCGGTCACGAACGCTCGATAGGGCACGTCGGTCGCCGACACCAGCCCGATGTGGTAGTTTTCCCCGTCCAGGAGTCGGCCCGTCAACGGCTGGTCGACGTACTGGAACCAGTGACATCCCACGAATGCCGGATTGTCGCGCACGGTCTCGAGATACCTGGCGTAGGCGGTACCCCGCGCGTCCTCTGTGCCGACGTCCACCAGACCTGGTCCGAACATGCCGCGATCCGTGGACCCGAAATGGAACTCGCCGATGATCACCGGCTTGGCTAGCCGACCGAGCCCACGCCAGGGCTCGCCGTCGACTCCGCGGGAGTAGACGTTGAAGCTCACGACGTCGCAGTACTGAGCGCAGGCGGCCACGGCCTCGGGCGTCCGGGTCCAGAAGCGGCTCCCGAGATAGAGATGGGCCGGATCGTATCGCCTGAGCGTGTCGGCTACCGTGCGGTAGTAGGCGTCGGCCAGCGCGCGAGTGAGGTGGCTCAGGTCGGCCGCGATCTCGGGATGAGCATCGCTGGGTAGCGGCATCTTGAAATCGGGCGATCGAAGCTCGGCCCAGGAGTCCAGGCGAATGCCCCAGGCTGCGGCCAGGCGTGCCGGCGTCCCGTGTCGCGCGGCCAGGATGTCCACGAATGCCGCTTTGGCCGAGCTGCCGGAGCCGAGCGCGAGGACGCCGTAGGCCAATCCGTAGCGCAGCCGGGGATCGGAGGAATCCCCCGGGCCCCACGCTAGCTCGTTGTCCACGAAGTAGCCGATCAAGAAACGATCGTTCCGTCGAGGCGCGGCTACCGTGTGGGCCGCTTCCTCGACTGCCGCCGCGAAGCGAGGGTCGAACGGGTCGGGCACTCGTACGCCCCAGTCACCGCCGCTGTTCAGCCGGGCGAAGTCTCCGGTGATCGAGAGCGGCACCACATAGGGAATGCGGCCTCGATCCCAGAGCTCCGTCTCGCTCCAGTTCCCGATGGTGTTGAACCCCCATGCCCGGAGACGATCGAGAGTCATGTCCCGCCACGCTTCGCGCCAATCCGGCCCGTGTCGTCGCTCGAGATTGGCGGTGTAGAAGTTGAACCAGCGGCCGTGGTCGAACCCCCCGCGCGCGTGTGCCGGAAATCCGGACTCGGCGCGTCTGAGGCGGCTGTCGCTCTCCCCAAAGTGATCGTGAGAGGACTCCTGTGGTCCCGGGAGGTTTTGGAACATGAACTCCCGGCCCTGGACGTACGTCGCGCCGACACTGGTTCGGATCGCGTCCACTCCCACTGAGAAGAACCGGTTGCCCTCCGGCGTCACCAGCCACCAACGGCCGTTCACGTATTCGACGCGGAAGAAGCCGCTTGCCCGGAGCGGTGGCGACGTGGGCATTCCCCCGAAGCGATCACGCGGAGGCAATTCCGCGGTCCACTGTTCCGTCTGTCGCGCTTCTGCTGTCCACTGGGCCTGGAGATCTTCCGGCGACGTTGCCTTCTCCGGCCAGCTCTGGCGGCTGTACTGACCGTAGCGGTCGACGATCCGACGATAGGCGTCCTGGCTCTGCGGTGACCCCTCGATGAGACGGACATCCCCGAAGACCAGCCGCCGAGGCTTGGGCGGGCTCGGCACGACGAGTCGGAGGGCGGCAACCCGCCGCAGGTCCATCGCCCCCTTCACCTTCCGGATCACATGGGCGCCCGGCGGCACACCTGGGACCGGAGGCCCGACCTGCATCCCCATCGAGAGCGGATCGGCCGCTAGGAAGGGCAGAACGAGCGTTGTCGTGGCGCCCGGTGGCAGCCATGCCCACCACGACACCGAGCCTCGGGCTCGAGAGTCTCCGTCGGGCTCGTCCGCGTGAATGGAGAGACCGATGGCTTCATTCTCACGATTTTCTACGGGCAGCACGAGGGCCGCCGCGCTCGACCAGTCCCAGGTGTTGCCGGAACTACCGATGACGATCTGCGGAAACTCGCCGCGCGGGAAGTCGACCAGAGCGGCCGCCTGACCGTGGTTTACCGCGTGACCCTCCGACACCTCGACGCGGGCGTTGACCGCTCGCACCGTCGCTGCCTGCTGCGGATCGGCGAAACTCAGCAGCGCGATGTGCCGGATTTGATGAGAGCAGCCGCCATGCGCAACGAGGGTGACACTCAGAAGAGCAAGAACTGTGGAGAGGGGAAGACCGGCCGGTAGCACGATGTGGCGCCCCAAACCACTAGCGCCACTAGCCGACCGTGGTCGACTAGTGGCGCCTTGTATCTGCTGGAGAGGAGTCTAGCCCTTCTTGTTCAACCAGCGACGCTTCGACGCCATACCGACGGCGGTCAAGGCGGAGCCGAGTAGCAGGATCGAGGCGGGCTCCGGAACCGGGGTCAGATCGCCGGCGAACAGCAGACCGAACGGCGTCCCGATGGTGCCGTTCAGGACGCGCTGGTAGACGGCGAAGTCGATGTCGTGGCTGCCGGTTCCCAGAAGAAGACCACTGATAACGCCGTTCTCGGCGGGCTCGCAACCGATCGCACCGGCTGCGCAGCGGGTGTCCTGAATTCCATTGCCCGCAATCTGCTCCACGCCGTCCACCAAGATCCGCGCGGTATCGTCAGCCCAGATATTCAGGCTGAGATTCGCGGGCCCCGTGAGGCTGAAGCTGTAGTTGAATGTTACCGTCTGGTTGCCCGGGTCGGCATTGGGCGCCGCGACGTCCGGGCCCACCGTGCCATGCCCGGCATTGAAGGAGACCCATACCCCGCTCGACGTCCCCGGGTTGTTGGGCTGCCAGGCCGGGTTCGGGGTGGTGATGTCCACGACCGCTGCCGGGCACGCGACCGCCCCGCCGACGCAGGTCAACGTGCCAACTCCGTCACCAGCGCCCGACGAGAAGATTGCGATGGCCGGCGCCGCAGTGAAGCTACCGAGCACCGCTACCACCGCGAGGGCAAGTACGGCTGCCGTCTTGAGCATGCGTTTACCTCTCCTCTCTGGTCACTACGTTCCAGCAGATAGCGTTGACAGTGAAGCAACTCCCATGCCCGTGTCAAGGTATGTTAAATAGTAATATTATCAGATACTTGATGGGATAGCGCGCGGGTGACATATGAAACCTGCTTCATAAGCATGGTTGCTGTGCTTCAGGCCCTCGAACCAGCGTTCCACACTGATTCCTATGGTCTGGCCGTGATCCGGGGAGACGGCTGACCGACGTGAACGTGGGCGCCCGAAGCCGCACCCGCGACCGCTCCCCACGCGCTTATGAAGGGTATGCCCTGGGATCGCAGGTACTCCATCAACGCCCGGCCCTCCGGACTATCCGGGTGGACAGCTATATCCAGCGCGTTGCGATGATCGAATCCCATCCGATCGTGCAGGGACGTCTGACCATAGGCGCTGATCGGCAGTGGCCGCCCGAAGCGGCTCTGGAAGAACCGCTCGAGTCCTCGCGTGCCTTGGGCGAGCGACCACGACGCGGTGCCACCGAAGCGAACGAGCCCCGGCGTTTCCTCGTAGCCGCCTCGGGAGAGCGGCGTCAGGCGGGCCAGGGATTCCGCCACGTGAGCCTCCAGCAGCACTCGATCGGTATCGGAGATCGCACGGCGGGTCTCGTCCACGTTTCGCTGGGCGTCGGCAAAGGCCTTCTGGCCCTCCTCGAACTCCCGCCGAGAGAGCACCCCTCTCTCGTAGAGGTCCTGTCGAAGCTCCGCCATCTCCTGATGCCGCGCGAGCTCGCGTTCGTAGGCCGCGAGCACCCGCTCGAGCGAAGCCCGGTACTTGGCCGTTGCAGCCGCCACATCGGCCGCCGCCCTCTCGAGCGGATTCCGCACTGCAGAACCAGCCTCCGCGGCGCCGATGATCAAACTGAAGGCCAGAATGCATAACACATTGATACCTATGGCAAATCTCATATCCGTCTCGTCGAGTGTATCAAGGCTTGGACGGTTTTCGTCAGCGGAGACCTGAAGTCGACCAGAACAAGCGTAGGCGGTCGTCGTATCCTGGCGATTTGCATGAGGCAATCCAAGTGGCCCTCTCCTTGCTCGGCCTTTGACCAGGACCATGAAACCTGTGCAAGATTCGGACAAGCGACACGCGAATGGGCACCCGGCAAAGCGCTGGCTGGTGGTCGTGGCTAGAGGTCAGACGGACCTCTACGCCCATCTCGTGCAGGCCTTCTCCCGCGACGGGAAGGTAAAAGTCATCCTGGATCGCCGAAAAGACGACTCGCGCAACTCGCCACAGGTGACTCACCGCCTCCGGACTCACGGGGCGGTCATCATCCGGCAGGCCGGTTAGAAGAATTTACGGGCTCAAGGTCGCCATGCGTACGATGGTAGCCAGGATGAGAGCTGAGGTTCACGGCCCAGACCGGCGCCGTTTCCCACGGATGCGAACGGCGTGGCCCGTTATCCTTGAGTCTGCGGACGGCCGCGTCGGGGTTGGCCAGGTCGTCGACACCAGCCTCTCCGGCATGCGCATCAACACGGACCTGGAGGTCCAGCCCGGCACGGCCCTCATCCTGCGCATCACGCTGCCGAAGGATACCGGTCGCATCGAGGTTCTCGTGAAGGTTGCCCGACGGGATGCGCGTGGGTTCGGTGTCTCGTTTCTCACGCTGGGCGAAGGCGAGGCCGAGCGAATCGCGCCCTTCGTCGCTCCGGGAGACATTCGACGGTGGGCGCGCCGGGTCGCGATCGGTTTGCCGGTCCGGATCGAAGTTGGCTCGCAAGACACCGATGTGATCGCGGGGCGCACCGTCGAGCTGAGCACATCAGGTGGCCGGCTCACCATCGAAGGCAGTCTCTCTCCTGGTGATGTCGTGATCATCGAACTGCCGGGCCCCGAAGTCGGCGCTACCCTGCGGCTTCCCGCGCTTGTCTGGGAGGCCTATACGGGAGGCGCGGTCGTGGTGTTCGCCAACATCGCTCGGGCGGAGTATGTGAAGCTTCGCGACTACCTGACCCATTTCCAATAGCTCCCCCTATCCCAACCCCCGGCCGAAATGTGGTGACGGCGAGGGGGCCCAGCTGTGACAATTCTTGCACCCTGAGCTTCTCGACAGCCACGCATCATGCTGATTTAATGACCAAAGACTGTGTGGCACATGCGTTGCTGTCAATCCACCGACACTGCTTTGGCATGCACCGCTGGGGGAGCGAAGGCTAGAATAGGGGCCCCCGGCCGCGGCAGTAGCGGGACGCTTCGGTCGGTGCCATTACGGCCGGACCGCTGAACTTTCTGACAGGAGGGAGAGGGCGATGGACAACGTGGCGGAGCCAGCAACGAGCCTCGACACTCGCAATCCACTGAGCAAGTGGGTGGCCGAGATGCAGAGCGTAGTCGGCATGGTGTCCTCCCTCCTCGAGGAAAGCGAACGGCATCGGACGATCGCGGAATCCGCCCAGCGCGAGCACGGCGAGCTCCGGGAAGAGCTGGGTCGGCTACGCGCCGAGCTGGATCGCCAGCGCGGCGACCTGGAGCGTCAGCGCGCGGCCACCGACACTGCCATCCAGGAGCGTGACGAGCTTCGGTCCGAGATCGCGTCCCTCCAGGCGGACAATGAGCGCCTTCGTAGCGAGCAGGTGGAGGCCGGGGAGTCGGCGGCCAAGCTGCTCGGGGAGATGAAGGAGCTGGTCACGCAGGTCGCCCACAAGTTTCAGGGCCCATCCAAGTCGAGCCCGTTCGCCCGCGAGCCCCGACCTCCTCAGTCCTGAGGATTCCGTGACACCCTCTGCCGATGCGCCAAAGGCCACGGAGCCGCGTGGCGAGTCTGCGCTCGGCGAAGTTCGCGCGCTGCTCGACGAGCTGACCGCCGCCCATCACCAGACCGTCCAGCAGGAGCGGCTCCGAGCGTTTCGCGAGATGGCCGGCGAGGTCGCCCACGACTTCAACAACACGCTGTCCGGTATCCTCGCGCGAGCGCAGCTGCTGCTCGCCGACGTCCAGGACCCCGACGTCCGGCGGTCTCTGCGAATGATCGAGCAGGTGGCCCTCGAAGGGGCATGGGTCGTTCGCCGCTTCCAGGACTTCAGCCGGACGCGTCCGGCCCGCCCCTTCCATCCGGTCGACCTCAACCAGCTGGTGGACGAGATCGCCAACTCGGCCCGCTCGCGCTGGAGCCAGCAGCTGACCGCCCGGGGCATCGTGGGAGACGTGCGGGCCGAGATCGCGCCGGTTCCGATGGTCTCGGGAGACATGGCCGAGCTGCGTCAAGTCCTGACCAGCATGGCGCTCAACGCTCTCGACGCCATGCCCGAGGGGGGAAACCTGACGTTCCGCACCGGACGGGAAGGCGGGCGGGTCTTCTGCCAGGTCATGGACACCGGCATCGGGATGTCCGAGCAGACGCGACAGCACGTCTTCGATCCCTTCTTCACGACCAAGCGCGAGAAGGGCAAGGGATTTGGTCTGAGCGGCGCGTATGCGGTCGTGGACCGACACGGTGGGGAGATCACGGTCGAGAGCGAGCCGAGCAAGGGCGCCGTCTTCACGGTCTGGCTTCCGGTCGCCGCGGATGCCGCCGAACCGGCGGCCTTCACCGCGCGCCCGGCCCCGGCGATCGTCTCGGCTCCTGCGCCCAAGCCGGTGCCGGGTGCCAAGATCCTCGTGGTCGATGACTCCGAGGAAGTCCGCGAGGTGCTGCGCGAATTGCTCAGCCGGCACGGCTACACCGTAGTGACCAGCCCGGACGGCGAATCGGGTCTGGTGGAGCTGGAGGCCCGCGTCTTCGATCTCGCCATGGTCGACCTGGGCCTGCCCGGCATCTCGGGCCTCGAAGTCGCGCACCGCCTGAAGAGCCGCCGGCCCGCCACCCGCGTCGCCCTCATGACGGGGTACGGCGACCGGATGGGATCCGAG
Above is a window of Candidatus Methylomirabilota bacterium DNA encoding:
- a CDS encoding beta-agarase; amino-acid sequence: MGRHIVLPAGLPLSTVLALLSVTLVAHGGCSHQIRHIALLSFADPQQAATVRAVNARVEVSEGHAVNHGQAAALVDFPRGEFPQIVIGSSGNTWDWSSAAALVLPVENRENEAIGLSIHADEPDGDSRARGSVSWWAWLPPGATTTLVLPFLAADPLSMGMQVGPPVPGVPPGAHVIRKVKGAMDLRRVAALRLVVPSPPKPRRLVFGDVRLIEGSPQSQDAYRRIVDRYGQYSRQSWPEKATSPEDLQAQWTAEARQTEQWTAELPPRDRFGGMPTSPPLRASGFFRVEYVNGRWWLVTPEGNRFFSVGVDAIRTSVGATYVQGREFMFQNLPGPQESSHDHFGESDSRLRRAESGFPAHARGGFDHGRWFNFYTANLERRHGPDWREAWRDMTLDRLRAWGFNTIGNWSETELWDRGRIPYVVPLSITGDFARLNSGGDWGVRVPDPFDPRFAAAVEEAAHTVAAPRRNDRFLIGYFVDNELAWGPGDSSDPRLRYGLAYGVLALGSGSSAKAAFVDILAARHGTPARLAAAWGIRLDSWAELRSPDFKMPLPSDAHPEIAADLSHLTRALADAYYRTVADTLRRYDPAHLYLGSRFWTRTPEAVAACAQYCDVVSFNVYSRGVDGEPWRGLGRLAKPVIIGEFHFGSTDRGMFGPGLVDVGTEDARGTAYARYLETVRDNPAFVGCHWFQYVDQPLTGRLLDGENYHIGLVSATDVPYRAFVTAVRRANLEATGAVP
- a CDS encoding PEP-CTERM sorting domain-containing protein (PEP-CTERM proteins occur, often in large numbers, in the proteomes of bacteria that also encode an exosortase, a predicted intramembrane cysteine proteinase. The presence of a PEP-CTERM domain at a protein's C-terminus predicts cleavage within the sorting domain, followed by covalent anchoring to some some component of the (usually Gram-negative) cell surface. Many PEP-CTERM proteins exhibit an unusual sequence composition that includes large numbers of potential glycosylation sites. Expression of one such protein has been shown restore the ability of a bacterium to form floc, a type of biofilm.) yields the protein MLKTAAVLALAVVAVLGSFTAAPAIAIFSSGAGDGVGTLTCVGGAVACPAAVVDITTPNPAWQPNNPGTSSGVWVSFNAGHGTVGPDVAAPNADPGNQTVTFNYSFSLTGPANLSLNIWADDTARILVDGVEQIAGNGIQDTRCAAGAIGCEPAENGVISGLLLGTGSHDIDFAVYQRVLNGTIGTPFGLLFAGDLTPVPEPASILLLGSALTAVGMASKRRWLNKKG
- a CDS encoding PilZ domain-containing protein, with protein sequence MRAEVHGPDRRRFPRMRTAWPVILESADGRVGVGQVVDTSLSGMRINTDLEVQPGTALILRITLPKDTGRIEVLVKVARRDARGFGVSFLTLGEGEAERIAPFVAPGDIRRWARRVAIGLPVRIEVGSQDTDVIAGRTVELSTSGGRLTIEGSLSPGDVVIIELPGPEVGATLRLPALVWEAYTGGAVVVFANIARAEYVKLRDYLTHFQ
- a CDS encoding ATP-binding protein, with the translated sequence MTPSADAPKATEPRGESALGEVRALLDELTAAHHQTVQQERLRAFREMAGEVAHDFNNTLSGILARAQLLLADVQDPDVRRSLRMIEQVALEGAWVVRRFQDFSRTRPARPFHPVDLNQLVDEIANSARSRWSQQLTARGIVGDVRAEIAPVPMVSGDMAELRQVLTSMALNALDAMPEGGNLTFRTGREGGRVFCQVMDTGIGMSEQTRQHVFDPFFTTKREKGKGFGLSGAYAVVDRHGGEITVESEPSKGAVFTVWLPVAADAAEPAAFTARPAPAIVSAPAPKPVPGAKILVVDDSEEVREVLRELLSRHGYTVVTSPDGESGLVELEARVFDLAMVDLGLPGISGLEVAHRLKSRRPATRVALMTGYGDRMGSEDVKSKGVDFVLAKPFSLDQLRSVVDHALSQNQNPASGS